In a single window of the Zea mays cultivar B73 chromosome 5, Zm-B73-REFERENCE-NAM-5.0, whole genome shotgun sequence genome:
- the LOC100281909 gene encoding cortical cell-delineating protein precursor — MASSKAFFLVALNLVLFTVANACGGGCPTPTPPTPTPPSPSTGGKCPKHALKFAACANVLGLVSAEVGHPPAEPCCSILGGLADLEAAVCLCTAIKANVLGITVDIPVKLSLIINYCGKNLPSGFICA, encoded by the coding sequence ATGGCATCGTCCAAGGCCTTCTTCCTCGTGGCCCTCAACCTGGTCCTCTTCACGGTGGCCAACGCCTGCGGCGGCGGCTGCCCGACGCCAACGCCGCCAACCCCGACGCCGCCGTCGCCTTCAACCGGTGGCAAGTGCCCCAAGCACGCGCTTAAGTTCGCTGCGTGCGCCAACGTGCTGGGCCTCGTCAGCGCCGAGGTCGGCCACCCGCCCGCCGAGCCGTGCTGCAGCATCCTCGGCGGCCTCGCCGACTTGGAGGCCGCCGTCTGCCTCTGCACCGCCATCAAGGCCAACGTGCTCGGCATCACCGTCGACATCCCTGTCAAGCTCAGCCTCATTATCAACTACTGTGGCAAGAACCTCCCAAGTGGCTTCATATGCGCCTGA